AGTGGTTCAAAGAATTTCAAGAGCTTCATTCATCCAATttatgcttttcatgtaaaaattctttcaaaaaGTTCAAacatcttttagtttaaataccATTAACGTTTTATAACAAGCTCTTATAGCcttaaaacattttttttttttttcatacggtTTCTAATCTCTCAACAACGTGTAGGCCATATTTCTAGTATCCACTATGCGTTTCCCAGTTCAATCGCTTTCCCCAAAGTCAGAAGTATCTCTTTCACGAAAAGTCATCAGCTGTATTTCTACGAATTTTCAGTTTCACCTAACACGCGCATAGACCAAGTTTTTCTTCCCTCTGCACTCTAGTTTCCTTCAGTCCTTTCACCTCCCTTGGTGCCGTGCATATATTTATACCACCTGTTTTGTATTCCTTTATAACTCATCAGTTTGGAGATACAATTACCAACTTGCAAATTAAATTTCTCGCAgtgattattcaattgaagCGACTTTCTAATGGCATCCGGCAGCAACATAACTTGTCAATGGAAGTACGACGTGTTCTTGAGTTTCAGGGGCGTAGACACCCGCACAAGTTTTACAGACTATATGTATGAAAAATTGCAGGACAAAAACGTCAAAACTTTCAGGGACGACCCAAAGCTTGAAAAAGGGACAAATATTAATCCAGAACTCATGAAGGCAATTGAAGAATCGAGGTTTGCAATCGTTGTCCTTTCGAAAAAGTATGCTACTTCCACCTGGTGCTTGTCCGAACTTGCACATATTGTTAAATGCACGAAAGAGAAAGGGACAAGAATTttgccaattttttttcatgtggAGCCCTCTGATGTACGACATATAAAAGCGAGTTTTGCTGAAGCCTTCACCGACCATGAAAAAACGTTCGGGAAAGAGAGCAAGAATGTGCGCCTGTGGAAAGATGCTTTAGGAGAAGTGGGTAAACTCGCCGGGTGGACGTTAAAGGAGGACAGGTAAATTcttgaaagaaaatgaatttgatgctcctcttttctatttttatattCACCCCTTTTAATTTGAATAGATTAAGGGAAAATCAAATTCTatttaaattaatgttgcatTTTAGTTCTACCATGCACAAATTTATATTGGCACATATGTCATTTTATTGCAATAGTGGAAGAATTCATGTCTATTCATTCTGCGAATTTGATTCCCACTAATTACTTTATTTTCTAATAATTAACTTTTAACCCACTAATGTTATTGCTCTAATTTAATACATAATGCTATGTTGATTAAATTTGTAACTAAATTTTGTGAACTAAATTATgtagttgttgatgattgaattatcactcaagtgttgattaacgtacttaaTTCCTATTGACAACACATAATTTGTCAATTTAGTTTACAATGTTatcctccctaacattacccttaatataaataaataaaaactttatatTGACTATATTTAAACAATCAAGGTGTTTAAGGGAAGAGATTCctaattttgaaaaagaaagtGGGGATTAGTTGTGGTACCCATATATACCACTTCGAACTTTAACTATCCGAGTTGGTATATTTTTTAGGTCTGTATTTGTAGATCATCCTTggaaaaaatcaattcaattggaaatcatttgcCCATTTAATTGTCatgataaaattttaatgttCCGTAGAACATAATAttcgtcaattttttttaactcaattagatgctTGAAACAGTTCCAATTTGAgtaatattttacaaaaataatctaTTAaatgcaacttaaaaaataaacgatttggtttgttttttcaCTTGACCACatgactttttcttttgtttttggttcctaatttttatatcaaaatacCACTACTGTCAAATCtctcaccatttttttttaagagtcttgtgaCCACTTTTAAAGAACATTTTCGCCTAAAAGTAGTGAAAACAACCAATCCACCTAGTACTCGTGTACCAATTAGCTAATTATCGTGTATTAACCCGttgatttatttttaacaaattgaTGACAAATATTATGACATGTGCTAATTTAACCCAAAATTTAATTCGAGCAGTATATTGGCACGAACTAAAAacaatgttcaggtaattaagtgAAAATAAAAGGGTaaccttgcatattttttaaatagttttattttctaaacaCACTACAAGTCTATCGTATAGACAATTCAAAAAGAATATGGTATGTTGAAATAATTGTGATATTCAATACATGATGCAGCATGAAGAACTTGTATGTAGGACATGCATATACTTCgaaattattttacttttattttttcgaACTGTAGAATTACTCTCTCTTGCTCTTTGGTtctctgattttttttcaaGGTCATTAGGAAACCTAAtacttcaaaattcaaaaaaacctGAAAGCCCTATAATCGACGAAACCCTAGGTGTGCAGAAAggaataaacaaacaaaagacgAGTTCTTGAAGACAAAACGAAACCCTAGGTGTACAGAAGAGAAtaaacattttctttttgtacTAAAGATAAAGACGAGTTATTGAAGACTACTTTGTGAAGACGACGAATATGATGTTTATTTGATGTTGAACATATTGTTGTTAGGTAGTGTGGGGTGAAATGGTAGTTTGGACAAGTTAAGTTGttgtattaaattaatttttactttaaaaatcaTTTATGGGATGTTTTTAGTAAGTGAGGTGCAATCAACAAAATTATAGGGTGTCAATAAAACAGTCCTTACTAAATTCTTCTCTATTTACTTGTGATATGTTTAATTATATTCaaccactcagtactacggtctgatgatattcctcttcacttagaagtgagaggtcttaggttccaatctcgtggatggcgaattcgataccaaatagACTacctattgtgtggcttagccgaacccCTCTCCCTTCATGTAAAAATATTGGATgtgctaaaaaaaaattagattcaTATTATTACTGTCTGATAATTTTGTCCTTGTCACAGATATGAAACAGACCTTATCAAAGAAATTGTCCAGGACGTGTGGAAGAGAGTTAACCCCACATTCAAACTGCAGGGAGATTCCACGCCCAAGTCAGGTGGAATTGATAATAAACTGAAGAAAGTATATTTAAGTTTAAATGATGAGGCAAAAGATGTTCGCTTTATAGGTATACAAGGGATTCATGAGACAGGTAATACAACCCTTGCTCGACTAGTTTATGACAGAATTTCccctaattttcaagttagctGCTTTCTTGAAGATGTTGGAGAGGTTGCCAAAACAAAGAGTTTACTTCATCTGCAACAGAAGTTTTTGTCATCCATTCTGAAGGAAAATATTATGCAAGTTTCGAGCGTCTACGATGGAAAGAATATGATCAAGAGTTGTGTGCTTAATAAAAAGGTTCTTCTCGTTCTTGATGACGTGGACCAATCAgaccaaatatttttgttggcTGGAGAGAAAGACTGGTTTGGTCTGGGGAGCAGAATCATCATTACAACTAGGAATCCAGAACTGCTAGTCACAAATCGTATACGGAATGTGGTGGAAGGATTAAGCAAAGATGAAGTTCTTCAGCTCTCTTACTAATTAGAAGgctttccaaaaaaataaaaaaacaaacttgaaaaacttaaaaaaaaaataaagtaaaacaaGAATTTTACTAAAGGTCACCCCCTGACTAAACCTCCCGCTACTAGGCATTTGTACATGCTAGTCACAAAACTATCGCCTGATATTCGTTGGATAAAGATATTTGTGCTGAATAACGGGAGCATTACTCACGGTTATCCGACGTTTagcaattttctttttgttgtgtGTTTTTCCTTTCCAACCGAATTCTGTACAATGTTGTTGTACCTGATACTATGTTTTTTTTACTGTCCATCGTTGTATTCAAAGTTTGTTTCGTTGTTGTTGAAGACTCGAACTTAATTTGCCACACTGCTTCGTTTTGTTCTTATAAAAAGAATTGTTTACCTAATTTTtatattcattttatttatttaagtttaatttgtgctTAGGATTCTTAACTGTTAATGCTCAAAACTGTAAGGTTAACaaacttaaataaataattttaggtGAGCTAATGAATTGGACTTAAATGACTTTAAGATGTAAGTGGTTCACCATTCAAATCTGGGTTACATCCACTATGTTCCTTCACAATCTATTGATTCCAAGGCTATATTGTGCTCAGCTAATACATTCACTATATTCTCTCTGATTTGTCCATCCTTCATAATGGAGGTCACTACCCCTTTATATAAGCCTCTCCCCTTTGGGACCTCTCAAACCAGCATTTAATGTTCCATCCCACTGTACCAGACTACTAACAGCTTTTCACCTACTCGGATCATGGTTACCTTGCCTAGCACTACCCCAACTACCTTTATGTCGCGTCCTAGGCTTTTGTTGTGGCATGCATGTTGTTAAGTAGTATTCAAGTACTTTCGCTCACGGAGACCTGTACCATAAAGTTGTCAATGTCCCCATGTGCTTTTCTCAGTTGACTAGTATGTGTTATATCTTGGTCGGCCTGAGTGGTCGAGTGAGCCTGCTGAGAACCCCTAAGTCTTTGGGCTTCCTAGCCATCTCTTGGGCTTATGTCCTTGGATGGGCCTAAATGGGCCTAGTGTTAACAAGTCCCTCAACTCCTTGGTCAAGGGCTTTATCTTGATCATGAAGTTGCTTGTGGCTGGTCGATTTTGTCCTATCTGTTGCTCATCTCGAGCATTCCTTCATTAAATGCGTTGCAGGTAAGCATGGCCTCGTGCGTCGTGACGTCTCTTCATTCCTTGTCTGTTTCGAGAAGCAAACTAATTGCAGAGCCATATTTCACGATCCTGGCACCTTGGTGTTTCCTTTCTTACGGCCATGATAGGCTGCTCGGGGTATGTAATCCATTTCCCAAGAAACCTActctcattttcctttttttctagaaacaaaactcTACAGAatctcaccccccccccccaaaaatcCTAGCTTCTCCTAGTGATCAAGAATTTGCTTCGAAGAATCCCCAGCCTTCTTTGTTGACATTACTCCAATTAGTTTCGCACATTGGTACTTTCCTTGATTAGGATGGGGTGTGCTCTTCccagatataccaagcatagGCGATGATGACTGCTCTAGATTCGACGAACATCGATCATGAGGTGTAAGACTATGACTACTCGTTTAGGATCGACAATGTCGACTTTGACGCCCTAATAGATGCAACCAACACCCTCGAAGACTACTTGCCTGTCGGACTTGGTAGTAACCTCTTTTACCAGCTAAGTGCGCAACATCCTTAGGATTAGAAAACCTTCTTATTCTCGAAGAGCCTACTGGAGATACTCACGAGCAGAACCTGAGGAATGACTCCGACCGTGCGCCACCGGAAGAGACGATTGGGAATAACATTCTGGATTCTTCTTACTATCTAGGGTTGCCATCTAGCCTAGCTGATGCGTTGGACCTAAATAGGCAGGGGAACCCTGCCTTATTTCTTAGATCGGGTCAGTTTCTCTGTCAATCTTTATTACTAAGACGTTGCGAATTACATTGCTGACAATACTTCCAAAGTCATAACTCCTTCGTGGCTAGAGGAACTGAAGAAGCAGTATCTTATCTTAGCCGACATCATAATCTGAGTGCCTACATCAAAGGGGAAACCTAGTCGATCGCCCTGAGGTTAGTAACCTTTTTTGATGAGCTGTTTCAGTCGGGAGTTCGGCTCCCCCTTCATCCCTTCCTTTACCAAGTTCTTGCTCACCTTAGGCTTGCTCCTCATCAGATAAATCCAAATTCAATCTGATTCCTATTTGGCATGTATGTGTTTTGGATAGAGCTTTTTTGGGTAGAGCCCAACCTCACCATCGTCTTTGTTAGGCATATATGGGATCTGTGAGATTGTACCAAACATATAGAGAATATGTGTATCGTAGTCTTGTAGAGAATATCAAACCATATGGGGAGTGTCAAATTAGAGAGATAAATAATCAGattaaggtatttatagagatcTTGAAAGTTCTTGTAATAAGAGTAAACCCAATTAAATTGAAAGACTATCTATGAGGGAATATAGGATAAtatatccaatccaatcctccTAGGATTGTGATTACGTTGCCTAATCTCCAAGATATCATAATTTAACTTGAATTAGGATTTCCTTACTTGGAAGACAAGTAATACATGTTGCGGAATAGCTATCTGACTACACCTCTAACTAGTCAGCCCGTTGGGATAGCTTACTCCCATTCTGACTAGGAAGCCTTACTAGTCTCATTGTATGAACTTCATGGGCTATGGACACTTTGGTCCTTCTTGCTACCCAAGTTGCTAGAAAATCATGATCCTACAACTTTAGTGTCCAACAATGCCAAATATGACAAAACGACCGACATGTCAGCACATTCGACACCATTTTGGTGGCAAAGAAATCTCGTCAAAGTCAAGCAAATATTGAGTTCCAGGGTGTAAAGtggcgaattttgagttttagggtgcaaaataagatcaaaatcgagtttcaGGGGGCATTGCAAAAAATAAGTATTAAACTAATAAGATTTTGGATTCGTGCCACTTAGTCCAATGGTATTCCTTGCAGTTGTACATAAGATGTATAGGTTTGACTTCCGTAGATTGTGAATGcatatcaaattattatggctGACTTATTCATATGCCCGACCCTGATATCCATCAAACACcagggtaggcacgtgctggccgacacccgaaggtgaagaagtcatactaacatgcatgagaagtaatgaacataaataaaagttatgaatttaaatataatgaatatgaaaatgaggaacgtgttcagagtatACCACTAATCTAGAGtactaaaaaagaaataatatgaaattgaaagaatAAACGAATGGGTCCTACatcgagaggactcgaagatgctgaTGCAGGAGTGCCTTGACGCCaggattgtacgcctcgattctaagtcctgagggggtgcaaaacaaaacatgagtggaccaagttgatatataagaaatactgaaacagttattcaataacgtactaacccccaaagtttatgaaaactagaatagcataataagtagtaggttttccaaaaaccctagcatgccataaaacctttcataaaacatgtatTATATAAAGTGTGCTAAATAGTGGTATCATACTCATCCATAGGCAATATATCTCCTGGCTAaagccaatatatatatatatatatatatatatatatatatctcctgGCCCGAAGCCATCTACTTATAAACGCCCGGCCCGAAGCTAATAGAAATATCATTCGCCCCGTAGGCAGAATAATAACCACTAAGTACGCACCAAGTCATTGAACATAATATatttccaatatatatatatatatctcaacgGAGCTTAGTAGCTCAAATATCATATCAGAAAACACATTcgtagtatatagtcatcaatcatataCTACGAAGAATGTAAAATCGATAAAgcatggtattccaaaatattatcAACAAAGCATGATAATCATGAAACGTAAATCCAATTTATTCATAAaatgtaaccattaaatcatgcttttcatttaTGCATTTCTAGtagtaaaatatgcattttagaaggggtctaCTCACCAATACTTCGCCGTCAAAGAGCCACGCAAACTAGCGAAGACGGAAACGCCACAataaatgcacctaagcacataaagggtccaattaataaaactataccaTAACGATAGAAAATCGGGAAATGGATGTCATAAACAGATTCAGGACGTCGAATTACCCTAACAGGGATCccgggaaaatttcaaaaaagtcaacaaaaagtcaaCACTAGAATATTCCACAAAATATTTCATCTGTTGGGTCAACTATCGAGTCAACGGGCTGGGTCGGTTCTCAAATGGGTTTGGGCTGGACATTGGGCCAGTTGCATGGCCCAAGGTTTGGATCCGGTTCCACTTTGGGTTTGGATCAAGTACAATTGGGTTTGGGTAGCTTAGGACTAGGCTTGGGCTTAAGGGTTTGGAGTCTAGGGTAAACGGGGTTGGGCTGACCAAAAGGCCAGGTTCCATAGCCCAACAAGTTGGGGCGATCTAAGGGTGATGGGTCTGGCTCGACCCGTTTTAAGGTCGTGGGTCAATAGGTCTCCATGAAGAAGAATGCTAGAGCTTCCAAGCTTCGGTCAACCCAAAACTCTACAATTACACATCATGCCATAGATCAAAATGAAGCTACGGAGGCGATGAATGTTGTACCTATCCTGTGGCCAGAAAACGGTCGGGAAATGGCCTGAAAGCTATGGTTTCCCACTTTCAACGATTTTTTCCTCCAACCTCTCAATTTTAGAGGATGCCTCTATAATCTTTGCCTCTATCATGGAGCATTCTTTTGCGAGTCTTACCAAAATCTTCGACATAGAAGCCGTGGTAATTGATCCCGAAGCATACACCTATAATGATAAAGTGATCAAGAAGGCATAAGCTATGGAGATGTCTGGGCTTGTGGAGATCAGTTCAAGAGAATATAGCTTTATATTCACAAGTGGAATCTACTGGTGCGTTTAAAATAGCTTGGCTACTCCTCAATGACACTGAAGTCCATGCAGGTCCTAAGGAGTGTACTCCTCCCTCCTCGAAGAAATAAAGTGTCTATAGACATGCCCGATGACGATGAAGGCCGTTAAGCAAGGGGCGCATAATGGAAATCCTCTCACCAGTTTCGCAGAGAGGTTGGGTTTGAACAACTTTGGGTACCATTGGGAGAGTTTGAGGGAAAGATGAGAAAAGTTTAGATTAGGGAGTAGGAATTGAAGAACTAAGGAGGCAAGAGCATACTGGGATTTCTAGAAATTCGAAGGCTCGAGATGGCTTTGGAGCTTTGTTAGAAGGGATTAAGTAGGGATTATATAATAAATGGTTAACTGACGATTGAAATTCTTGGGTTAGTGCGAAGGCGCGGTTACTCAACGGTTGCTTTGAACGGTGTCTCGAGGGATGGCGTGCGTGTGCAACGACTATTTCATCATTATAAGCGCCTGGGATTGCAGCCTCaacaatgattaaagggggcaCTATTTaggttaatatttgaactttGGGCCTAAAGTAAGGAAAACCCAAAAGGACTAAAGTAAGAAGGCCCGCCTGAGGCCCAGCGCCAAGCCCAGCTACCTATCTCAAGACAATGTAACGCTCTCCCATTAATGCAAAAGCTAGGTGCTTACAAGAGAAGTGACAACCAATGGAAATCATCCTACTCTCagcccaaaagcactttttgcatggcagaacatgtaaaaatgatgatgactcactaccctctaGTTCCTTTCGGGCAAGAGCAGAAAATAGCACAATCGGAAATAAAGTTTGCCCAACAAAAATCCAAGCATTTCGTCAGGTAAACCCATAATTTAGAGGGAAATTGGattttttaggaaaattttTGGGAGAAAATTTGAGCCTTACCCGGAAAAATTTGTATTTGACCTAACGAATTTTATCAACTTTGCACTATGAAATATATGAttttcgtcgtgcaaagcttaaaaatttaagaaggctttttagccaaaatggtccctaagatttgcataatacatcactttggtccctgagattgaaaatcaatagaaattgtccctgagattgtccaccattaattattttggtccttTCGTTAAGTGGTCCCAGAGCTCATACCGGAAACTAAGATTTTTAacaagtttgggcaattttcaaagcttcgtaactcaatcgtttcttaaccaaattcgacccataatatatcaaaatgaagataggaaagtgttgaACAAGAGCCCAATGGCTGccagagatggccggaaaatatcCTGAAATGTGACTGCTTCAcgagaaaactggaaaactcgtcggaaactgggtaaactttaaatgttcataacttcttcaatactcaacgaattcgagtgattcaaaaatgaaaatcatacttatcgacaagacaaagagaatgataCCTTTCTTGATAGCCAACTCGTCATAGTTTGGCTACAAAATAGCCTAAAATATAACTGGTCTGTGGGAAAACTGAAACTCG
This genomic stretch from Pyrus communis chromosome 2, drPyrComm1.1, whole genome shotgun sequence harbors:
- the LOC137726198 gene encoding disease resistance protein RPV1-like — encoded protein: MASGSNITCQWKYDVFLSFRGVDTRTSFTDYMYEKLQDKNVKTFRDDPKLEKGTNINPELMKAIEESRFAIVVLSKKYATSTWCLSELAHIVKCTKEKGTRILPIFFHVEPSDVRHIKASFAEAFTDHEKTFGKESKNVRLWKDALGEVGKLAGWTLKEDRYETDLIKEIVQDVWKRVNPTFKLQGDSTPKSGGIDNKLKKVYLSLNDEAKDVRFIGIQGIHETGNTTLARLVYDRISPNFQVSCFLEDVGEVAKTKSLLHLQQKFLSSILKENIMQVSSVYDGKNMIKSCVLNKKVLLVLDDVDQSDQIFLLAGEKDWFGLGSRIIITTRNPELLVTNRIRNVVEGLSKDEVLQLSY